The genomic stretch TTGAACCAATTTACAATGATGGAGGAGATCCGATTTTCGTTTTAGATCAACTGCGGAATGAGTCTGAAAACGATGGAACATGGCTTGACAACCTATCAATCAAAGAAGGCATGCATCGTTTGAATGAAAGAGAAAAGATGATACTGAACAAACGCTTTTTCCAAGGCAAAACACAAATGGAAGTGGCAGATGAAATTGGCATTTCCCAAGCGCAAGTGTCCAGACTTGAGAAAGCAGCAATCGAAGAAATGAATAAGCAGATGTTTGAATGAGAGGCACCTTTTATAGGTGTCTTTTTTTATATAGAAAAGTACTTTAATTTCCGCTCCAAAAACTACTTCCCCATATTAATTGCCATATCATCAGCTTGGCCGCATAGAATAGATTAAAACAACAAAGGGGTCTGGCTTAGATGACATTAACGGAATTGCAAATGAAGGACATTATTTTGATGGAAAACGGGAAAAGAGTAGGAAATGTTTCGGATTTAGAGATTAATGAACAGAATGGTCATATAGCAGCAATTGTTGTAACACTTCGAGGAAAAACGATGGGATTGTTTGGCAAGGAAGAAGAGTTGGTCGTTCCTTGGCACCAAATTATTACAATAGGAACAGATGTTATCTTGATTAAAAGCCCGGAAGCTGTACCTGTTGCAGAAGAAGAGGGAAAGTAATCCTATACAGTACAAAGCTGAAATATGGTACTATTAAAGCAATTAGAGGAGTGAGAGTACCATATGAGAGAAGCAGCTTCCAATAAACAAAGATTGTATATGGAGCTTGGCGGCTGGTCAGCTCCTAACAGGATAGTAAGCGGCATCACAACAAAAAACAACGGTGTAAGCAAATCACCATTTGATAGCCTTAATATGGGACTGCATGTTGGTGACAAAGATGCGGATGTGATTCAAAACCGAGAGCTGCTTGCAGGCGAAATAGCGTTTCCGCTAGCGAATTGGGTGCTGGGCGAGCAAGTGCATGGCACAGAGATTGCAGTTGTGCAAAAGAAAGATGCTGGACGGGGCAGCAAGTCATTATCGGATAGCATCCCATCAGTTGATGGCCTGATAACCAATGAACCGGGCTTGCTTCTGGCAGCTTTTTTTGCAGACTGTGTTCCGCTGTATTTTTCTGATGCAAAAACTGGCTGGATTGGCATGGCGCATGCCGGCTGGCGCGGTACTGTCGGAGACATGGCTGGAAAAATGATTGCAGCACTAGGCAGCCAAGGTGCCAATCCTGCTAACATAGAAGCAATGATTGGTCCTTGCATTTCGAAGCACAAGTACGAAGTGGATGACCGTATCTTCCAGCAAATTCCGGAGCGCTTTCGTGCGCAAGTACTCACAGCAAGCGGGGAATCTGATAAGTATTATTTAGATTTGCAAGCGCTGAACCGACTGTACTTGCTGGACGCTGGTGTAAAGGATGCGCATATTAAAACAGCACCATTTTGTACATATGAGATGCCGGAATTTTATTCGCATCGTCAAGATCAAGGTAAAACAGGCAGAATGATTGGTTTTATCGGAATGAAAGAGGAGCAGGTATGAACACGGTACAAGAGAATTTCGCACAAATACAAGAAAAAATAAAAGCAGCAGCTGCTAAAGCAGGCAGGAATTATGAGGATATTACACTCCTAGCCGTTACGAAATATGTTACAATTGAACGAACAGAGGAAGCGGTCAATGCCGGTATTGGCGATTTAGGTGAAAACCGGATTGAGGGCTTCTTAGAGAAGCAAGCGGTCATTGGAGACAGAGCTGTTTGGCATTTCATTGGCAGTTTGCAATCTAGGAAGGTGAAAGATGTCATTAATCAGGCAGACTATCTGCATGCTCTTGACAGATTATCACTTGCAAAAGAAATTCAAAAACGTGCAGAGAAAACAATTAAATGCTTTGTTCAGGTTAATGTGAGCGGCGAAGAAACAAAAGCAGGTGTGTCACCAGATGAGACGCTTTCTTTCATTCAGCAGCTGGAAGCATTTCCTGCCATTGAAGTTGCAGGACTGATGACGATGGCACCTCACACAAAGGATGAAGATGTACTTCGCCGCGTATTCAGCGAGTTAAGAGAGCTACGTGATAAAGTTGCTGACGAGGGAATGGCGCATGCACCTTGTGCCTTGTTGTCAATGGGAATGAGCAATGATTACCAAATAGCAATTGAAGAAGGAGCCACTCATATCCGAGTCGGCTCGGCCCTTGTAGGTCCATACGAATAAGCGAGGTGAAAATATGAGTTTCAAAAATAAGATGCGGAACTTCTTTACAGTGGATGATGAAGAGTATGAGTACGTGGAGGGACAGCCAAACGACGCAGAAGAAGCAGAACCGTATCCTAACGGTCGGGAGCGCAGTCAAAATCAAAACGTTGTCAGCTTGAAAAGTGTCCAAGCTTCATCAAAAGTAGTACTTTGCGAGCCAAGGACGTACAATGAAGCGCAGGAAATTGCTGACCATGTGGTGAACAGAAAAGCAGTTGTACTCAATCTGCAGCGCGTTGACCATCAGCAAGCGAAACGGATTGTGGATTTTCTCAGCGGTACCGTTTATGCGCTGAATGGCGATATCCAAAAGCTAGGCAGCCAAACCTTCCTGTGTGCTCCTGACAATATCGAACTTACTGGTAATATAACCGATATGATAGAGGAACAGGATGAGTATAATAAGAGGTGGTAGAAGCAGATGCTCTTTAACATAATTAGTACAGCCTTCACGGTCTATTCCTTTGCATTAATCATTTATATTCTGATGTCATGGTTCCCTGGAGCAAGACAATCAGCATTCGGTGAAATGCTTGGCAGGATTTGTGAACCATATTTAGATGTATTTCGTCGATTCATTCCTCCACTTGGAATGATTGATCTATCGCCACTTGTAGCGCTGATTGTCCTTAATCTGGCGCGGAGCGGAGTAGCTACAATTTATTTCATGATCTTCTAATAAGGAGTATACAGCAGCGTGAGTATTTACCAGCATTACCGGGAAGAGGAGCGTCCTTTTATTGATCAGATCCTCTCCTGGATGGAACAAGCAGAGCGTACTTATCAGCCACGCGTAACCGATTTTCTTGATCCAAGAGAACAGCTTATCTTCCGGCAGCTGCTCGGCGGGCAAACTGAGCTGCAGTGGGCTTTTTCAGGTGGTGCGGATGCGGCAGAGCGAAAACGCGGCATCATCGCACCGCTTTATGATGCTGTGGCAGACAGCGACTTCGATATTGTGATGCTGGAAGCAACTTACCCAGTGAAGTTTGTTTCTTTGGAGCATCGCGATGTGATGGGGGCATTTATGTCTCTTGGGATAGATCGGAGAAAATTGGGTGATATTAGCGTGCAGGATGGTGTGATGCAGCTGTTCACAACAGCTGATATCGCCGTATACATTCGGGCCAATTTGACAGAAGTGAAACGTGCTAAAGTAAACTGGGAGCTTGCGGATGCATCGCGTTTTCGTCCTGAACAGGCAGAATGGATGCAAATGGAAGCATCTGTATCCTCGCTCCGCCTTGATGCAGTCATGAAGGAGCTTTATCGTATGTCGCGGCAGCAAGCATCTTTAAGCATCCAGAAAGGTCTTGTCAAAGTTAATTTTAAAACAGTCGAAGATAGCAGTTACCCATTAGCCGAAGGAGATTTAATTTCTTTACGCGGCAAAGGCAGAGGGAAGCTGACGGAAGTGAAGGGCACGACAAAGAAGGACAAGCAGCGTATTACATTAGAAAAATTAAAGTAGCAGTATCAGCTCTTTTGTGCTATCTTTGTCGAATAACAGCAATTATAGATCTATTAATAGGAGGTGGCCGTTGTGCCATTAACACCTTTGGATATTCATAATAAAGAGTTTGCCCGCGGATTCCGCGGTTATGATGAAGATGATGTAAACGACTTCCTTGACAGGGTGATAAAAGATTATGAAATCATCATCCGCGAGAAGAAGGAATTAGAGGAACGCGTAAGCACGCTGGAAGAACGCCTTGGTCATTTCAATAATATTGAGACGACATTAAACAAGTCCATCTTAGTAGCACAAGAAACAGCAGAAGAAGTAAAAGGCAATGCGATGAAAGAATCAAAGCTGATTATTAAAGAAGCGGAGAAAAATGCAGACCGCATTATCAACGAGTCGCTTTCCAAATCCCGTCAAATCGCACTTGAAGTAGAAGAGCTGAAGAAGCAAGCAAAAGTATTCCGTACGCGTTTGAAGATGCTAGTTGAAGCGCAGCTAGAGATGATTGAAACAGATGACTGGGATGGTTTGTTCGCGACAGAAGTAGCTTATGAGCCGCAAGAAGAGCCGGCTGAATAAGACTCGCTTGACGTTTTTCGCAAACTTACATATAATCTTACTATTATTAGCAAATAACATGACTCAGATAAAAAGACTGTGATCGGGACAGTAAGAAGTCCATACCGACTGAAGCGAGCCAGGGAAGGTGAGAGCCTGGTGCGGTATTTCTTCCGAACATCACCCGTTAGTTTCCATTCGAACCGCAAGCAGTAGAAATGGACGTCTCATTCACGTTACGAATTCGAGTGGATAGAAGTAATATACTTTTGTCTATAAGGGTGGTACCGCGAGTCTCTCTCGTCCCTTTGGGATGATGAGGGGCTCTTTTTATTTACCCGGAAAATAGCTGGTCATGATAAGGAGGAAGAACATTGGATTACAAAGACACACTGCTGATGCCGTCCACGGCTTTCCCAATGCGCGGCAACCTGCCAAACAAAGAACCAAAAATGCAGCAAGAATGGGAAGAACAAAATATCTACCAAAAAGTACAAGAAAGAACCGAAGGACGACCGCTTTTCGTCTTGCATGATGGACCTCCGTATGCAAATGGCGATTTACACATGGGGCATGCACTGAATAAAGTATTGAAAGATTTTATCGTCCGCTATAAATCAATGTCTGGTTTCCATGCACCATATGTTCCGGGCTGGGATACACATGGTTTACCGATTGAACAGGCGCTTACGAAGAAGAAGGTTGACCGCAAGAAAATGACGGTTGCTGAATTCCGCCGTCTGTGTGCAGAGTATGCGATGCAGCAAATCGATAATCAGCGCAGCCAGTTCAAACAGCTGGGTGTACGGGGAGATTGGGATAACCCATACATCACGCTAACAAAAGATTATGAAGCAGCTCAAATTAAAGTATTCGGTGAAATGGCTGAAAAAGGTTTCATTTACAAAGGGATGAAGCCAGTTTATTGGTCTCCATCTTCTGAGTCTGCATTGGCAGAAGCGGAAATCGAATATCAAGATAAGCGCTCTGCATCCATTTATGTTGCTTTCCAAGTGAAAGATGGCAAAGACTTGTTTGAAGGAGATGAGAAATTCATCATCTGGACAACAACGCCTTGGACATTGCCTTCTAACGTTGCAATCTCCCTTCACCCAGAAGTAACTTATGTGGTCGCTAACGTTGGCGGTGAGAAATTCGTCGTAGCAGAAGATTTGTTAAGCAGCGTAACAGAAACACTTGAATGGGATAACCCAGAAGTAGTGAAAACTTTCTCTGGTAAAGAAGCGGAATATGTGACAGCACAACATCCGTTTTATGACAGAGAATCCCTTATCATCCTTGGTGAGCACGTGACTACAGACAGCGGTACAGGCTGTGTACATACAGCGCCTGGACACGGGGAAGAAGATTTCTTCGCTAGTCAAAAATACAAGCTGCCTGTAATCAGCCCATTGGATGATAAAGGTGTATTCACAAAAGAAGCTCCTGGTTTTGAAGGTGTATTCTATGATAAAGCAAATAAAGAAATCACCGAACTTCTTGAAGAAAAAGGTGCTTTACTGAAGCTGGAATTCTTTACACATTCCTATCCGCATGACTGGCGTACGAAAAAACCAGTTATCTATCGTGCGACTGCACAATGGTTTGCTTCGATTAAAGCATTCCGCGATCAAATTATCGAACAAATTAAAGAAGTGGAATGGTTCCCGAAATGGGGCGAAACACGTCTTTACAATATGTTCCGTGACCGCGAAGACTGGTGTATTTCCCGTCAGCGTGCATGGGGTGTGCCAATCCCAGTCTTTTATGGAGAAGATGGAGAACCAATCATCACAGAAGAAACAATCCAGCATGTGTCTGATTTGTTCTTAGAACATGGGTCGAATATTTGGTTTGAGAGAGAAGCGAAAGACTTGCTTCCAGAAGGATTTACATCAGAGCATAGCCCGAATGGTATCTTCACAAAAGAAACAGATATCATGGATGTTTGGTTTGATTCTGGTTCTTCTCACCAAGGTGTGCTTGTAAATCGTCCGGAATTGCAGCGTCCAGCTGATTTGTACCTGGAAGGTTCTGACCAATACCGCGGCTGGTTCAACTCTTCTTTGACAACTGCTGTTGCTGTAACGGGTAAAGCACCTTACAAAGCAGTGTTAAGCCATGGCTTCGCGCTTGATGGTAAAGGGAAGAAGATGAGTAAATCACTAGGTAATATTGTCGTGCCATCTAAAATCATGAAGCAGTACGGTGCTGATATTCTTCGCCTGTGGGTTGCTTCTGTTGATTATCAATCCGATGTTCGTATCTCGGATGAAATCATTAAGCAAACATCTGAAGGATACCGCAAGATCCGTAACACATTCCGTTTCTTGTTAGCCAACTTGCATGACTTTGAGCCGGCGAAGGACAGTGTTGCATTTGCTGACTTGAAAGAAGTAGATCGTTATATGCTTGTGAAGCTTTCTGATTTGATCAAGCGTGTGCGTGAAAGCTATGACAAATACGAATTCGCTGATGTATATTCAGCTGTCTTAAGCTTCTGTTCGGTTGAGCTAAGCTCGTTCTACTTGGACTTTGGGAAAGATATTCTTTATATCGAATCTGCGGATCATCCAGCACGCCGCAGCATCCAAACAGCGTATTATGAAATCATCAAAGCGCTTGTACAGATGCTGTCACCAATCATTGCGCATACTGCAGAAGAAGCATGGAGCTACATCCCAGGTGAGAAAGCTGACTATGTGCAGCTGACTGACTTCCCAGAAGAGCTGTCTATTGCAGATCATGATGACTTGCTTGGAAAATGGGATCATTTCATGGCCGTTCGTGATGATGTGCTAAAAGCCTTGGAAATAGCGCGCAGTGAGAAAGTAATCGGTAAATCACTTGAATCGAAGCTGACAATTGCTGCAAAAGATGACGCAACAAAACAGCTGCTTCAAAGCATCGATAACTTGCATCAGCTGCTTATTGTATCCGAAGCAAATGTAGTGGATGCTGATCCAGAAGCAGCTGATTATGAACATGTTGCCGTACGTGTTGAAAAACACCCGGCCAAACGATGCGAACGCTGCTGGGTAGCATCTGAAACGGTCGGCGAAGATGATTCGCACCCGGATCTATGCTCCCGCTGTGCGAGCGTTGTAGAAGCTCATTATCAGGCGTAAAGGAGAGAAAGCTTCGCCAGTAAGGCGGAGCTTTCTTTTTTATCTATACAATCTTTTTGTATGTAATTATGGTAAAATGCAAGATAGATTGTATTGAACGGGGGAAAATAGAATCATGTATTTTATCATCGCGATCATCGCAGTCATTATTGACCAATTAACAAAGTTAGCTGTTGTGAAGAATATGACTGAAGGAGAGTCCATTCCAATCATCGACAATTTTCTGTACCTGTCTTCTCACCGCAACCGAGGAGCAGCGTGGGGAATGTTAGAAGGACAGTTTTGGTTCTTTTATCTTGTTACAGCGATTGTTATTGTTATAGTCAGTTACTATATTGTGAAATATAGCAAAGAAAGCAAACTGATGGGTGCATCACTTGCACTTGTACTTGGTGGAGCGATTGGCAACTTTATCGATCGTTTATTCCGAAAAGAAGTCGTCGACTTTGTAGACACGAGGTTTGGCGATTATCATTATCCGATATTTAACGTGGCAGATTCCTGCCTGGTTGTCGGCGTTATCCTCATCATCATCGCAATGCTGCTTGATGAGCGAAAGAAAGGGAGAAAAGAAACATGAGTCAGTTTGAACATACAGTTGCAGCCGAGCAAGCGGGACTGCGCATTGATAAACTGCTGTCAGATATCCAGGAAGATGTTTCCCGGAGCCAAGCACAAAGCTGGATTAAGGATGATTTGGTGACAGTGAACGGCACGACAGTTAAGAATAAGTATACAGTGCAAGAAGGCGACGAAATTGCTTGGTCGATTCCCGAGCCTGAGGAAATGGAAATCAAAGCGGAGAATATCCCGCTTGAAATTGTTTATGAAGATGCAGATATTGCAGTTGTAAACAAACCGAGAGGAATGGTGGTTCACCCTTCCAATGGACATCAGTCTGGTACAATGGTGCATGCATTGTTGTATCATCTGAAAGATCTTTCCGGTATTAATGGAACATTTCGTCCGGGGATTGTCCATCGTATTGATAAAGATACGAGTGGTCTGTTAGTTGTTGCAAAACATGACAAAGCACATCAAAAATTAACCGATATGCTGAAGGATCATGATATAGAACGTAAATACCGTGCAATTGTTCATGGTGTTATTGATCATGAATATGGAACGATTGAAGCACCAATCGGACGTGACCCCAATGACCGTCAGAAAATGGCTGTTGTGGAGAATGGGAAACCAGCCGTAACACACTTTGAAGTGTTAGAGCGCTTCGAAGGTTTTACTTACATTGAATGTAAGCTGGAAACAGGTAGAACGCACCAAATACGTGTGCATATGCAGTATATTAGCTATCCGCTGGCTGGCGATCCGAAATATGGACCGCGCCGTACACTTGACATTGGCGGACAAGCGCTTCATGCAGCTGTACTCGGTCTGCATCACCCAATTACAGGAGAATGGATGCGCTTTGAAGCACCTGTCCCAGAAGTGTTCCAAGCGGAATTGGACAAGTTGAAATTGAACGCTTGACAGTAATGCAGTCCTATGCGATACTAATTGCAGTTGAATAAGAACCTTTAAGACAGTCCAGAGAGGCTGATAAGGAAGCGGAGAAGAACGGGATACAAGTGTGTATCTATGCCCCTTATTACCTCATGGTGATAAGGGGTTTTTTCATAGCTTCAGAAAGGTGGGACAACAATGAACAAAAAAGCGACATTGCTTGATCAAGCAGCAATTAACCGCGCTCTTACGCGGATTGCTCATGAGATACTCGAGCGAAATAAAGGGCCAGAAGATTTGGTGCTGGTCGGCATTCAGACAAGAGGTGTTCCCATCGCCAAACGCTTGCAGCAGAAGATAGAAGGAATTGAACAAGCGACGGTTCCGCTGGAAGAAGTGGATATCACATTATACCGTGATGATTTAGCACATGCTTCTGATAATCAAGAACCAACAGTGCAGCCAGTTAAGCTTGGAACAGACTTGACGAATAAGACAGTCATCTTAATTGATGATGTGTTATATACAGGAAGAACAGTCAGAGCAGCAATGGATGCGATTATGGACGCGGGACGTCCGGCGCAGATCCAGCTTGCCGTTTTGATTGACCGCGGTCATCGGGAACTCCCAATCCGCGCTGACTATATTGGGAAGAATATCCCAACTTCGCAATCCGAAATTATCGTCGTTGAACTGGAAGAAACAGATGATTACGAGAGCGTAGATATTTACGAAAATTAAATAGGACCTTTAATGGAAGTCCAGAGAGGCTTACAAGGTCGCAAGCAACAACGTCGTCACGACTAGTGGCAGACGTGTGCCTCTTTGCGACCTACATCGCAAAGAGGCTTTTTTTATAGCTGAAAAGAGGAGAGACACAGATGAAACCAGCACTAGCAATACACGACATACCAAAATGGCACCAATGGATAATATTCAGTTTACAGCACTTATTCGCAATGTTCGGCTCGACAATTCTTGTGCCAGCGCTGACAGGCCTTGATCCGGCTGTCGCACTTGTATCCAGCGGGGTTGGAACACTGGCGTTCATCCTTATAACAAGAGGATCCGTACCAGCTTATCTTGGATCCAGTTTTGCTTTCATTTACCCTATCACACAAGCAATTGATGCTTCTGGTATCGGCGGGGCCATGATTGGAAGCTTTTTTGCGGGGCTGGCTTACGGAATCGTAGCCATCGCCATCCGATTTGGCGGGATGAAAGGTATCATCCGGCTGCTGCCGCCAATTGTTGTCGGACCTGTCATTATTGTCATCGGGTTGGCGTTGGCACCAACTGCAGTTGATATGGCAATGAATGCTCCTGATACAGGAGAATACAGCATCAAATACTTCATCGTAGCACTTGTCACATTAGCAATCACAGTAGCAGCTTCTATCTTCCTGCGCGGGTTCCTTGGTCTGATTCCAGTTTTAATCGGAATTGTTGGCGGATATGTTTTCGCTTTAACACAAGGAATTGTGGATACAAGCGGCGTGCAAGCAGCCTGGAACCAAATTGTGACGGCTGATTCTGTTGGAGCTTTCTTTAGCGGCATTTTCCATGTGCCGAACTTCACGGTCCCGTTTGCAGATTACAATGTTGCTGATGTGTTCAGCTGGCAGCTGTTCTTCACCATGGTGCCAATCGCAGTTGTTACTGTATCGGAGCATATTGGACATCAGTTAGCACTATCCAAAATCGTAGATGAAAACATGCTAGTAAAGCCAGGGTTGGACAAATCCATCACTGGAGACGGTGTAGCGACCATGATTGCGTCTATGCTCGGAGGACCGCCCAATACAACTTACGGAGAGAACATCGGTGTACTGGCGATCACGAGAATATTCAGTGTGTATGTTATCGGAGGAACCGCGGTGCTTGCCATCCTGTTCGGCTTCACGGGTATCGTCACTACATTAATTAGTTCTGTGCCTACCGCAGTAATGGGAGGCGTCAGCATTATGCTGTTCGGAATCATCGCAGCCAGCGGTCTTCGGACAATGATTGACAGTCAGCTTGACCTAGGGGATAAGCGCAATCTGATTATCAGTTCGATTATCTTGGTCATCGGAATCGGAGGAGCATTCCTTCGCTTCCAAATTGCTGAACTTGACTTGGAAATCAACAGCATGGCTTTAGCAGCACTAGTTGGAGTCGTTCTGAACTTGGTCTTGCCGGGAAGAGAATCTGGCCTTGGAAATGGCAGTCTGTTCTCTATTGAAGAGCAGAAACAAACATCCAAATAAGGAGGAGAAGGACATGAAGCATTTTGTATCGATGAAGCATCTTAGCGCAGCAGAACTGCTGCAGCTCGTACAGCTCGCTGCAGACATACAGGCACAGGGGGTATCTGCATACAGGCAGCAGCTGTTCGCAGCTAATCTTTTCTTCGAGCCGAGCACACGGACGAAGATGAGCTTTACCGTAGCAGAACGCAAACTCGGATTGGAAGTACTGGATTTCGCTGCAGAAGCATCCAGTGTCACCAAAGGCGAGACCGTTTATGATACTGCGAAGACCCTTCAATCGATCGGCGCTTCAGTCCTTGTCATCCGGCACCCAGAGGAAGGCACAGCTAGTATGCTGGCGGAGAAGCTGGATATACCGGTTATCAATGCTGGTGATGGAAAAGGTGAGCATCCGACACAATGCTTGCTTGATTTGATGACCATCTACCAAGAGTTTGGCCGCTTCGACGGACTCAAAGTCGTGATTGCCGGCGATATACGTCACAGCCGAGTTGCCAGGAGCAATGCAATGGCACTGCAGCAATTGGGGGCGCAGGTCTTTGCAGCAGGCAAACCGGAATGGATGGATGCGTCCATTAACCTTCCAGTACTAAGTATGGATGAGGCGGCAGCGGAATGTGATGTGATGATGCTGCTTCGTATCCAGTTTGAGCGGCATGATAAAAAGGAAGTAGCAGCAGGTTACTTAGAGGAATATGGCTTGACTGTAGCTAGAGAAAAACGGATGCAGCCACACAGCATTATTATGCATCCCGCACCAGTCAACCGAGGTATTGAGATTGATGACAGTCTTGTCGAAGCACCAAGGTCTCGAATATTCCGCCAAATGGAAAATGGCGTTGCAGCAAGAATGGCAGTAATTCTAACTTTATTGGAAGGCAGGGGAATGCAGCATGGCTATAATTTTGACAAACGCGAAGCAGTTAACAGCTGATAACAGCTTGGAAGATGTAATGGTAAAAATCGAGGGTGGCGTAATCAAAGAGATTGCTCCGCATATAGAGACAACGGCAGGTGATCAGCTTGAAGATTTAGAAGGACAACTGATCACAGCCGGTTTTGTAGATGTACACGTCCATTTGCGAGAACCAGGCGCTGAAAGAAAAGAGACGATTGAGACTGGTACAAAAGCAGCAGCAAGAGGCGGTTTCACAACGGTTGCAGCAATGCCTAATTTGCGCCCTGCACCTGATTGCCCAGAGACACTTGCCAGCATACAAGCGAAAAATGAAGAGAGCGGCGTCATTCGTGTGCTTCAGTACGCCAGCATCACCAAGCAGCAGCTGGGCCGGGAGATTGTCGATATGGAAAATATGACAACTGCTTTTGCTTTTACTGATGACGGACTCGGTATCCAGTCTGCCGGTATGATGCTGGAAACGATGCAGCGGGCAGCAAAACTTGGCATCCCGGTCGTTGCACATTGTGAAGATGACAGTCTTGTGCCAGGAGGCGTCATGCATGAAGGAACAGCAAGCAAAAGACTTGGCTTGCCAGGTATTAATAATGTGTCTGAGTCAGTACATATTGCTCGGGATGTTTTACTAGCAGAAGCAGCTGGCTGTCATTACCACATTTGCCACGTCAGCACAAAAGAGTCTGTTCGCGTTATCCGTGATGCGAAACGCGCCGGTATTCGCGTAACAGCAGAAGTAACACCGCATCATTTGCTTTTGACAGATGAAGATATCAAAAGTGATGATGGCAACTATAAGATGAATCCGCCACTCCGATCTGAAGCCGATCGTCAGGCGCTTATCGAAGGCTTGCTGGATGGCACAATCGATATGATTGCA from Terribacillus sp. DMT04 encodes the following:
- a CDS encoding YlmC/YmxH family sporulation protein, encoding MTLTELQMKDIILMENGKRVGNVSDLEINEQNGHIAAIVVTLRGKTMGLFGKEEELVVPWHQIITIGTDVILIKSPEAVPVAEEEGK
- the pgeF gene encoding peptidoglycan editing factor PgeF produces the protein MREAASNKQRLYMELGGWSAPNRIVSGITTKNNGVSKSPFDSLNMGLHVGDKDADVIQNRELLAGEIAFPLANWVLGEQVHGTEIAVVQKKDAGRGSKSLSDSIPSVDGLITNEPGLLLAAFFADCVPLYFSDAKTGWIGMAHAGWRGTVGDMAGKMIAALGSQGANPANIEAMIGPCISKHKYEVDDRIFQQIPERFRAQVLTASGESDKYYLDLQALNRLYLLDAGVKDAHIKTAPFCTYEMPEFYSHRQDQGKTGRMIGFIGMKEEQV
- a CDS encoding YggS family pyridoxal phosphate-dependent enzyme, which translates into the protein MNTVQENFAQIQEKIKAAAAKAGRNYEDITLLAVTKYVTIERTEEAVNAGIGDLGENRIEGFLEKQAVIGDRAVWHFIGSLQSRKVKDVINQADYLHALDRLSLAKEIQKRAEKTIKCFVQVNVSGEETKAGVSPDETLSFIQQLEAFPAIEVAGLMTMAPHTKDEDVLRRVFSELRELRDKVADEGMAHAPCALLSMGMSNDYQIAIEEGATHIRVGSALVGPYE
- a CDS encoding cell division protein SepF, translated to MSFKNKMRNFFTVDDEEYEYVEGQPNDAEEAEPYPNGRERSQNQNVVSLKSVQASSKVVLCEPRTYNEAQEIADHVVNRKAVVLNLQRVDHQQAKRIVDFLSGTVYALNGDIQKLGSQTFLCAPDNIELTGNITDMIEEQDEYNKRW
- a CDS encoding YggT family protein, with the protein product MLFNIISTAFTVYSFALIIYILMSWFPGARQSAFGEMLGRICEPYLDVFRRFIPPLGMIDLSPLVALIVLNLARSGVATIYFMIF
- a CDS encoding RNA-binding protein — protein: MSIYQHYREEERPFIDQILSWMEQAERTYQPRVTDFLDPREQLIFRQLLGGQTELQWAFSGGADAAERKRGIIAPLYDAVADSDFDIVMLEATYPVKFVSLEHRDVMGAFMSLGIDRRKLGDISVQDGVMQLFTTADIAVYIRANLTEVKRAKVNWELADASRFRPEQAEWMQMEASVSSLRLDAVMKELYRMSRQQASLSIQKGLVKVNFKTVEDSSYPLAEGDLISLRGKGRGKLTEVKGTTKKDKQRITLEKLK
- a CDS encoding DivIVA domain-containing protein, with the protein product MPLTPLDIHNKEFARGFRGYDEDDVNDFLDRVIKDYEIIIREKKELEERVSTLEERLGHFNNIETTLNKSILVAQETAEEVKGNAMKESKLIIKEAEKNADRIINESLSKSRQIALEVEELKKQAKVFRTRLKMLVEAQLEMIETDDWDGLFATEVAYEPQEEPAE
- the ileS gene encoding isoleucine--tRNA ligase yields the protein MDYKDTLLMPSTAFPMRGNLPNKEPKMQQEWEEQNIYQKVQERTEGRPLFVLHDGPPYANGDLHMGHALNKVLKDFIVRYKSMSGFHAPYVPGWDTHGLPIEQALTKKKVDRKKMTVAEFRRLCAEYAMQQIDNQRSQFKQLGVRGDWDNPYITLTKDYEAAQIKVFGEMAEKGFIYKGMKPVYWSPSSESALAEAEIEYQDKRSASIYVAFQVKDGKDLFEGDEKFIIWTTTPWTLPSNVAISLHPEVTYVVANVGGEKFVVAEDLLSSVTETLEWDNPEVVKTFSGKEAEYVTAQHPFYDRESLIILGEHVTTDSGTGCVHTAPGHGEEDFFASQKYKLPVISPLDDKGVFTKEAPGFEGVFYDKANKEITELLEEKGALLKLEFFTHSYPHDWRTKKPVIYRATAQWFASIKAFRDQIIEQIKEVEWFPKWGETRLYNMFRDREDWCISRQRAWGVPIPVFYGEDGEPIITEETIQHVSDLFLEHGSNIWFEREAKDLLPEGFTSEHSPNGIFTKETDIMDVWFDSGSSHQGVLVNRPELQRPADLYLEGSDQYRGWFNSSLTTAVAVTGKAPYKAVLSHGFALDGKGKKMSKSLGNIVVPSKIMKQYGADILRLWVASVDYQSDVRISDEIIKQTSEGYRKIRNTFRFLLANLHDFEPAKDSVAFADLKEVDRYMLVKLSDLIKRVRESYDKYEFADVYSAVLSFCSVELSSFYLDFGKDILYIESADHPARRSIQTAYYEIIKALVQMLSPIIAHTAEEAWSYIPGEKADYVQLTDFPEELSIADHDDLLGKWDHFMAVRDDVLKALEIARSEKVIGKSLESKLTIAAKDDATKQLLQSIDNLHQLLIVSEANVVDADPEAADYEHVAVRVEKHPAKRCERCWVASETVGEDDSHPDLCSRCASVVEAHYQA
- the lspA gene encoding signal peptidase II, with translation MYFIIAIIAVIIDQLTKLAVVKNMTEGESIPIIDNFLYLSSHRNRGAAWGMLEGQFWFFYLVTAIVIVIVSYYIVKYSKESKLMGASLALVLGGAIGNFIDRLFRKEVVDFVDTRFGDYHYPIFNVADSCLVVGVILIIIAMLLDERKKGRKET